In Desulfobacteraceae bacterium, the sequence CGAAAAGACGGTCTGCAACGGTCTGGAGTTGACGCCGCCGGCCCGCGGGGCCCGCCGCAAGCCCTCCTGGCGGCATGTCAATTCCCACCTGCGCAACCTGCTCAAGGTGGCCATCGGCTTCGTGCCCGCCTTTGCGACTTTTTTCCTCACCAAGGATTGGTGGCTGCTGGCCTACCTGGGGGCCTTCATCTGGTTCGGGATCACCGGGGTGCGCAATATTCTGCAATCGGTCCTGGGCGGCGGTGGATTGCGGCGCTCGCCGCTGCTGCGCTGGAACGCTTACGTCAGCTGGGACCGCATCGCCGATTCGCTCCTCTTCACCGGTTTTTCGGTGCCCCTGCTGGACTACCTGACCAAAACACTGCTGCTGGACAACCTGCTGGGGGTCACCATCGCCACCCAGCCGGTGGTGCTCTACACCGCCATGGCCCTGGTCAACGGGCTGTATCTCTCCAGTCACAACGCCTTGCGCGGCCTGCCGCGGGCCGCGGTTTACGGCAACTTTTTCCGCAGCGCCCTGTCCATTCCAGTGGCCGTGGCCATCAGCATGGCGGCCGGCCAGGCGCTCTCCGCTGCCGGTGTGGGCATGGTGAACGACATCCTCCAAAAATGGGCCGCCATCATCTCCAAAACCGCATCGGACCTGATGGCCGGCATCATTGAAGGCACCGCCGACCGCCACCACAACATCCGGACACGCTTCCGGGACTACCGCCACAAGCTCTCCGAGCTGCTAGCCATCTATGCCCAACTGGAACTGCTCTACCCGGAAGCCAAAGCCTACAACCTGCTGGCGCCTTCCGAGCGCATGCGCCAGCGGACCAACCGCGAGGCCCGCGACCTGGAGAAAGTCGTCACGATCCACGCCCTTGACCTGCTCTACTTCTGGATGTACCAGCCCAGGGCCCGCAGCGCATTGGACCGGCTGCTCAAGAATATCAATGAGGAGGAGCGGCACCTGCTGATCACCTCCCAGCTCACACTCCTGCGCCAACGCGATATCAGTCAGATGTTCATCGACGGCGTGCTGGGCGATGACTTCGCCCGCGCCCTTTCCTTTTATCTCTCGCGCTATCCCGAATACCTGGAGGTCATGAAGGCCTACCTTTGAATACAATAAAACGACGGGGGGGAGAACTCGGGGTATAGTCGATGGCTGCCGCAAGCAAAATTGTTTAGGATATTCCCATTGCGCTCCTGTTGTAAGGTTATTATTATCCTTCAATCAATGTTTAACACACCCCTGAAAGCTATTTTCAGTTTGACAAACAAGTAATGTTTTGCAATAAATGCAAGCTGTGAACGTGGTCTTTTAATTAGTGTCGCCTCAATTGATGAAGGAATAGTTTGCTTTGGGCTTCCGGAACCGCCTCAAAAAACCTCAAAGCGGTAGATAAGACTCAAAAAAACCTGCGTTGCTTTTTTCACATTGCTGGGCATCAGCGGCGGGGATTATCTGTTGCCACAGAATGAAACCGCCGCCGCATTCATGGCGGCTTTTTGATAGCTTCAGCAGCTTAAGCCTGCTGGCACTATTTCCATCAACGGGCTGTGCCCACTCGAGAAGGAGGAGAAAAACCATGTTTAGACGCCTATTTTCTGTTTCCCTGATTCTGATGATGATGGGGTTGCTCGCAGCCTGTGCGACGGCGCCCCCGATGACCACGGAACCCTTTCAGGCCGCGCAGCTGGACAGCTCGGCTTTTGTTTCCAGCGTCGACACCTTTGTGATCTTGATGGATGCGTCTTCCTCCATGGCCGAAAAATACCAAGACATGTACAAAATCAGCCTGGCCAAGAAGATTGTCTCGGGCATCAACGCCACCCTGCCCCCCATCGATGCCAATGCGGCCCTGGTGGTCTTCGGTTCCGGGGAATGCTTGAACAAGCAGCACGCCCTGGCACTTTTTGGCCCGGCCCCCTACAACCAGAGCGAAATGGCCGCCGGCTTGGATTCCCTCAAGTGTGTCGGCGGGACCAGCCCGATGTACGACGGCACCGAGTTGGCCGGTCAGAAACTGCAGGAAAGCCTGGGCAAAACGGCCTTGGTGGTGGTCAGCGACGGTGAGGACATCAACCAGGAAAATGTCATGAAATCGGTCCAGGCCTTGAAAGACGCCATGGGCGACCGCCTGTGCATTTACACCGTTCAGGTGGGAGATGATGCCAAGGGCACCAGGCTGATGAAAAGTGTCGCCGAGGTCGGCGGCTGCGGCTTCGCCGTCAACGCCGATGAGATTACCGACCCCGACGCCATGGCCGATTTCGTGACCAAGGTTTTTCTGGCCCCGGCGCCCGTCGTAGTGGTCACACCGCTGGATTCCGACGGCGACGGCGTCCCCGATGACATCGATCAGTGCCCCGGCACGCCGACTGGCGCCAAAGTCAACGACGTGGGCTGCTGGCTGATGGCTGGCGACACCGTTCTGTTCGACTTCGACAGCGCGACCATCAACGACACCACTCTGCTGGAGGCAGCCCTGGTGATCTTAAAAGACAATCCGGAGATGACCGGCGAGGTCAGAGGCTTCACCTGCAGCATCGGCCCGGAAGCCTACAACCAGATGCTCTCGGAGAAACGTGCCAACGCTGTCCGCGATTGGTTCATCCAAAATGGCATCGCCGCTGAACGCATCCGCGCCGTGGGCTATGGTGAGACCAACCCGATCGCCAGCAACGACACCGAAGAAGGCCGTCGCAAGAACCGGCGCGTGGAGCTGCACCCCGACCTGTAAACCGGCACCGCAAAACAACACCATTCGCTTGCACCCCGGAGGAATCCACCGTGTTGACTATGGTGGATTCCTCCAGAACCGGCGTTTCGGCCGTTAAATGCAACAACCGGCTGGCTTCAGTCGGTTGTTGCTGTTTCAAAATCCGCCAAAGCGGTCGCCATCTCTCCTCTTCCCCGTCCGCGCCATCCCCGATCGCCTCGAACCGAAGGTTTTTTTGATCACCGCCCAC encodes:
- a CDS encoding OmpA family protein, whose translation is MFRRLFSVSLILMMMGLLAACATAPPMTTEPFQAAQLDSSAFVSSVDTFVILMDASSSMAEKYQDMYKISLAKKIVSGINATLPPIDANAALVVFGSGECLNKQHALALFGPAPYNQSEMAAGLDSLKCVGGTSPMYDGTELAGQKLQESLGKTALVVVSDGEDINQENVMKSVQALKDAMGDRLCIYTVQVGDDAKGTRLMKSVAEVGGCGFAVNADEITDPDAMADFVTKVFLAPAPVVVVTPLDSDGDGVPDDIDQCPGTPTGAKVNDVGCWLMAGDTVLFDFDSATINDTTLLEAALVILKDNPEMTGEVRGFTCSIGPEAYNQMLSEKRANAVRDWFIQNGIAAERIRAVGYGETNPIASNDTEEGRRKNRRVELHPDL